A single region of the Thermococcus paralvinellae genome encodes:
- a CDS encoding glycosyltransferase → MIYPRESEINIGDLNLLVITPFYRWFIKELIEAQSRYVGEIHILVHHNPLAEISNYVPFGGYFDHLRLYTKQRIVELENVPPNVHIHLISTVYFIPDGRNSQLGEKLAKKFEEHIKENNINFDIIHAHFTYPQGYAAVKLGQKFNAPVIITLHENRPHLYSILKNMKDKAVYTWKNADALIRVNKRDIPIFIQHGANPGRIVHIPNGYNPRKFSYIPREVAREKLQIEKNAKIIFNLARLYPEKGHKYLINAMSLVLKERQDVYCYIGGTGPLKKQLEKQISKLNLRHHIRLLGYLPDNQLNYWMNAADIFVLPSLSEGNPTVMFEALGVGLPFVGTAVGGVPEIIVSEDYGLLCPPADCECLAEKILIALDKKWNREKIRKYAQQFTWKEITKKLSKIYKEVLHQST, encoded by the coding sequence GTGATATATCCTAGAGAATCTGAAATAAATATAGGGGATTTAAACTTGTTAGTCATCACTCCGTTTTATAGATGGTTTATTAAGGAATTAATCGAAGCCCAGAGCAGGTACGTTGGCGAGATTCATATTTTAGTTCACCACAATCCTCTAGCTGAAATTTCAAATTATGTTCCATTTGGAGGGTATTTTGATCATTTGAGACTATACACCAAACAAAGGATCGTAGAGTTAGAAAATGTGCCTCCAAATGTTCACATACACTTGATAAGTACTGTATACTTTATTCCAGACGGGAGGAACTCGCAACTAGGTGAGAAGCTTGCCAAAAAGTTTGAGGAACATATTAAGGAGAACAATATAAATTTTGACATTATACACGCTCATTTCACATATCCCCAAGGATATGCAGCGGTAAAGCTTGGGCAGAAATTTAATGCACCTGTTATCATTACGCTCCATGAGAACCGTCCTCACCTATATTCTATTTTAAAGAACATGAAAGATAAGGCCGTGTACACATGGAAGAACGCAGATGCCCTTATTCGTGTAAATAAACGAGATATACCCATCTTCATTCAGCATGGTGCAAACCCTGGCAGGATTGTCCACATTCCCAATGGATATAACCCAAGAAAGTTTTCGTACATCCCACGTGAAGTCGCAAGAGAAAAACTACAGATTGAAAAGAACGCTAAGATTATATTTAACCTTGCTAGGCTGTATCCAGAAAAGGGACACAAATATCTAATAAATGCCATGTCCCTAGTGCTAAAAGAAAGACAAGATGTATACTGCTACATTGGAGGCACTGGCCCATTGAAGAAACAACTAGAAAAGCAAATTAGTAAGTTGAATCTCAGACATCATATTAGGCTTTTGGGATATCTTCCTGATAATCAGTTAAATTACTGGATGAATGCCGCTGATATCTTTGTGCTCCCAAGCTTGAGTGAGGGTAACCCCACAGTTATGTTCGAGGCTCTTGGAGTGGGACTTCCCTTTGTGGGAACGGCCGTTGGAGGCGTTCCTGAGATAATAGTCTCTGAGGATTATGGCCTACTCTGCCCACCGGCTGACTGTGAGTGCCTCGCGGAGAAAATTTTAATAGCCCTCGATAAAAAATGGAACAGAGAGAAAATAAGAAAGTATGCGCAACAGTTCACTTGGAAAGAGATTACTAAAAAGTTGTCGAAGATATATAAGGAAGTACTGCATCAATCTACATAA
- a CDS encoding glycosyltransferase family 4 protein: protein MSNYNPHIIFIPPGLVEVGSNRGAGAEVSYYLVALGLSRKYQVVFLTPCYREKCKEKGNIIKINDNFLIHQISIPAVKRYPPQTKVEYFWMAMLTIISSFLIAFEILRYIKRSSDSKLLVIPRVETGIIPLFLLSFVNSKKKFRILYAEGNIRPWYSPYLGRYNNPIVEKVRGIIEKLELIYHVYVGHKANMIRSQSTLIRESMKRAGIPLEKIKVIEPPVEDDLFCKITTRKKTNDKLKVAFIGRLTEEKNAPLIMYICEKSLERFNDKIQFYIFGDGPYRKFLEKLSNVVHVGSVKRDVLLKQLLPNMDIVISFQLELGRAEIESLALGKVVIIPETKETSRVIKNLRNGILITTIDSSSYIEAISLIIINPKVYRKISKLSKTRAFRNFSIDNVAKKWERLLKTMF, encoded by the coding sequence ATGAGTAATTATAATCCTCATATCATTTTTATTCCGCCTGGATTAGTAGAAGTGGGAAGTAATAGAGGAGCTGGAGCAGAAGTGTCCTATTATCTTGTAGCACTAGGATTGTCAAGAAAATATCAAGTCGTATTCCTGACTCCATGTTATAGAGAAAAATGTAAAGAGAAGGGTAATATTATTAAAATAAATGACAACTTCCTTATTCATCAGATTAGTATACCTGCAGTAAAAAGATATCCCCCACAGACAAAAGTTGAATATTTTTGGATGGCCATGTTGACAATAATATCAAGCTTCCTAATAGCTTTTGAGATTTTAAGATACATTAAACGCTCGAGCGATTCCAAATTATTGGTAATTCCCAGAGTAGAAACAGGCATTATTCCATTGTTCTTGTTATCATTTGTGAATTCGAAAAAGAAATTTAGAATACTTTATGCTGAAGGTAACATTAGACCTTGGTATTCTCCATACCTAGGTAGATATAACAATCCAATCGTTGAAAAAGTTAGAGGTATAATAGAGAAACTTGAGCTTATCTACCATGTTTATGTAGGACACAAAGCCAATATGATAAGGTCTCAAAGCACGTTAATTAGAGAGAGTATGAAACGAGCAGGGATACCCCTAGAAAAGATTAAAGTAATAGAACCTCCAGTTGAAGATGATCTTTTTTGTAAAATAACTACTAGGAAAAAAACTAATGATAAATTAAAAGTCGCATTTATTGGAAGATTAACAGAAGAAAAAAATGCCCCTTTGATAATGTATATTTGTGAAAAAAGTCTCGAAAGATTTAATGATAAAATACAATTTTATATATTTGGCGATGGCCCATATAGAAAATTTCTTGAAAAACTGTCCAATGTAGTCCATGTTGGAAGTGTCAAAAGAGATGTGCTTCTAAAACAATTATTACCAAATATGGACATAGTTATATCATTTCAACTAGAGCTTGGCAGAGCCGAAATCGAGTCATTAGCATTAGGAAAAGTTGTTATAATCCCTGAAACTAAAGAAACCTCTAGAGTAATAAAGAATTTAAGAAATGGAATCTTGATAACAACAATCGATTCATCGTCTTACATAGAGGCAATTAGTTTGATTATTATAAATCCAAAGGTGTATCGAAAAATTAGTAAATTATCAAAGACACGTGCATTCAGGAATTTTAGCATAGATAATGTTGCAAAAAAATGGGAAAGACTTTTAAAAACAATGTTTTGA